A genomic region of Canis aureus isolate CA01 chromosome 16, VMU_Caureus_v.1.0, whole genome shotgun sequence contains the following coding sequences:
- the CRLF3 gene encoding cytokine receptor-like factor 3 isoform X2, with protein sequence MLIKKCVDVTEIKESASQTRDVLKQHFNDLKGTLGKLLDERLVTLLQEVDTIEQETIKPLDDCQKLIEHGVNTAEDLVQEGEIAILGGIGEQNEKLWNFTKKASHIQLDSLPEVPLLVDVPCLSAQLDDSILNIVKDHIFKHGTVASRPPVQIEELIEKPGGIIVRWCKVDDDFTAQDYRLQFRKCTSNHFEDVYVGSETEFIVLHIDPNVDYQFRVCARGDGRQEWSPWSVPQMGHSTLVPHEWTAGFEGYSLSSRRNIALRNDSESSGVLYSSAPTYFCGQTLTFRVETVGQPDRRDSIGVCAEKQNGYDSLQRDQAVCISTNGAVFVNGKEMTNQLPAVTSGSTVTFDIEAVTLGSTNNNEGGNFKLRVTISSNNREVVFDWLLEQSCCSLYFGCSFFYPGWKVLVF encoded by the exons ATGTTAATTAAAAAGTGTGTGGATGTCACAGAG ATCAAAGAGAGTGCATCACAGACAAGAGATGTCCTCAAACAgcattttaatgatttaaaggGAACTCTTGGGAAGCTCCTGGATGAGCGATTGGTAACCCTTTTGCAAGAGGTGGATACCATTGAACAGGAAACCATTAAACCTCTAGATGACTGCCAGAAGCTCATAGAGCATGGAGTTAATACTGCAGAGGACTTAGTCCAAGAAG GGGAGATTGCCATTCTTGGTGGCATAGGAGAACAGAATGAAAAACTGTGGAACTTTACCAAAAAGGCCTCACACATTCAGTTGGACAG CTTACCAGAAGTGCCTTTACTGGTTGATGTGCCTTGTTTGTCTGCTCAGTTGGATGACTCAATTCTGAACATAGTGAAAGACCACATTTTCAAGCATGGAACGGTAGCATCTCGCCCACCAGTACAGATAGAAGAACTAATAGAGAAACCTGGAGGCATCATTGTTCGATGGTGTAAG GTGGATGACGACTTTACAGCCCAGGATTACAGGCTCCAGTTCCGCAAATGCACTTCAAATCATTTTGAAGACGTATACGTAGGCTCTGAAACTGAGTTCATTGTGTTGCACATAGACCCCAACGTTGATTATCAGTTCAGAGTTTGCGCCCGAGGAGATGGCCGACAGGAGTGGAGTCCTTGGAGTGTCCCCCAGATGGGTCACTCCACATTGGTGCCTCATG agtggACAGCTGGCTTTGAGGGGTACAGCTTGAGTAGTCGAAGAAATATAGCCCTCCGGAATGATTCTGAGTCCTCGGGTGTGCTCTACTCCAGTGCTCCAACTTATTTCTGTGGGCAGACATTGACATTCAG AGTTGAAACTGTGGGACAGCCAGACAGAAGAGACAGTATAGGAGTGTGTGCAGAAAAACAGAATGGATATGACTCTCTGCAGCGTGATCAAGCAGTGTGCATTAGTACAAATG GTGCAGTTTttgtaaatggaaaagaaatgactAATCAGTTGCCAGCAGTTACCTCTGGGTCCACTGTCACATTTGACATTGAAGCTGTGACTCTAGGATCCACCAATAATAACGAAGGAGGAAACTTCAAGCTTCGAGTAACTATTAGCTCAAATAACAGAGAAGTGGTTTTTGATTGGTTACTTGAGCAGTCCTgttgttctctttattttggaTGCTCTTTTT